Proteins encoded together in one Vitis vinifera cultivar Pinot Noir 40024 chromosome 4, ASM3070453v1 window:
- the LOC100245721 gene encoding probable transcriptional regulatory protein At2g25830 isoform X1, translating to MGSYSSIRAFGALLHRFSNGVPFKHSNSVALRTGFLPKNPSSFSSKSSWLSLYEVKLSVRVRTIQTFSPVCMGRRSSKIAGRKGAQDAKKAKLYSKIGKEVVSAVKRDGPNPKSNTILAAVLEKAKELDVPKEIVERNIKRASEKGQEAYIEKFYEVYGFGGVSMIIEVLTDKINRSVAAVREVMKDCGGKMADPGSVMFKFRRARVVNVKASEADKDQLLTIALDTGAEDVIEPPVYEDDAEEDRSESYYKIVTSAENYSAILEKLREEGINFETDNGFEMLPITTIEVDDEAMDLNKELMSKLLELDDVDAVYMDQK from the exons ATGGGTTCATATTCCTCAATAAGAGCATTTGGCGCACTTCTTCATAGATTCTCAAATGGGGTTCCCTTCAAACACTCCAATTCCGTTGCTCTTC GGACTGGTTTTCTGCCCAAGAAcccatcatcattttcatcaaaGTCGTCGTGGCTATCGTTGTACGAGGTTAAGCTTAGTGTTCGAGTGAGAACGATACAGACATTCTCTCCTGTTTGTATGGGTAGGCGTTCAAGCAAGATTGCTGGCAGAAAG GGAGCTCAGGATGCAAAAAAGGCTAAGCTGTATTCAAAAATTGGGAAGGAAGTTGTATCTGC TGTAAAGAGAGATGGTCCAAAtccaaaatcaaatacaattttagCAGCTGTACTTGAGAAAGCTAAGGAACTTGATGTACCCAAGGAAATTGTGGAGCGCAATATTAAGAGAGCTTCTGAGAAGGGGCAAGAGGCTTAtattgagaaattctatgag GTATATGGTTTTGGTGGAGTTAGTATGATAATTGAGGTCTTAACGGATAAAATAAACCGATCTGTGGCAGCTGTTAGAGAGGTTATGAAGGACTGTGGTGGAAAGATGGCAGATCCAGGATCTGTTATGTTCAAGTTTAGACGTGCTCGGGTTGTAAATGTAAAAGCCTCAGAGGCTGACAAAGACCAGCTCCTTACCATTGCTTTAGATACTGGTGCCGAGGATGTCATTGAACCGCCAGTCTACGAAGATGATGCTGAAGAAGATAGATCAGAAAG CTATTATAAAATTGTAACCTCAGCAGAAAACTATTCAGCCATTCTGGAAAAGCTTCGCGAGGAAGGAATAAATTTTGAAACTGATAATGGATTTGAGATGCTTCCAATAACCACCATTGAG GTAGATGATGAAGCAATGGACTTGAACAAGGAACTCATGTCCAAATTGCTTGAACTTGATGATGTTGATGCTGTCTATATGGACCAGAAATGA
- the LOC100250865 gene encoding protein unc-13 homolog isoform X2 — MSNRPSSCSTLLSCTVSTLSLLLFALSTMAHLFRDLSLGHSKRGTTATVAATAVTATAMPVADLPSPFGQLTPTLTDSDLRLTAYEIFVSACRTSSGKPLSSISQADRSSSSSSPTPTPPISPSLQRSLTSTAASRVKKAFGLKYSPSSKKSPSGKDTSPAKAAKKPMTVGELMRFQMRVSEDTDSRIRRALLRIAASQVGRRIESMVLPLELLQQFKSSDFTDQQEYEAWQKRNLKILEAGLLLHPRLPLDKSNTAPQRLRQIIHGALDRPMETGRNNESMQLLRNAVVSLACRSFDGSEACHWADGFPLNLRLYEMLLEACFDVNEETSIIEEVDELMEQIKKTWGILGMNQMLHNICFTWVLFHRFVTTGQVENYLLDAADNQLAEVAKDAKTTKDPEYPKILSSMLSSILGWAEKRLLAYHDTFDSANIDSMQNIVSLGVSAAKILVEDISHEYRRRRKSEVDVARNRIDTYIRSSLRTAFAQIMEKADSSRRASKNRPNSLPVLAILAKDVGELAVNEKVVFSPILKRWHPFSAGVAVATLHACYGNELKQFISGITELTPDAVQVLRAADKLEKDLVQIAVEDSVDSEDGGKAIIREMPPFEAEAAIANLVKAWVKTRVDRLKEWVDRNLQEEVWNPQANEEGYASSAVELMRIIDETLNAFFQLPIPMHPALLPDLMAGFDRCLQYYITKAKSGCGSRNTFVPTMPALTRCTTGSKFQGVWKKKEKSPHSQKRNSQVAVVNGDNSFGIPQLCVRINTMQRLRMELEVLEKRVITHLRNCESAHAEDLSNGLGKKFELAPAACLEGIQQLSEALAYKIIFHDLSHVLWDGLYVGEPSSSRIEPLLQELEQNLMIVSDNIHERVRTRAITDIMRASFDGFLLVLLAGGPSRAFSRQDSQIIEDDFKSLKDLFWSNGDGLPADLIDKFSGTVRGVLPLFRTDTESLIQRFRQVTLETYGPSARSRLPLPPTSGQWNSTEPNTLLRVLCYRNDEAASKFLKKTYNLPKKL; from the exons ATGTCGAATAGACCCTCGTCCTGCTCTACTTTACTTTCGTGTACTGTGtcgactctctctctcttgctgTTTGCTCTCTCGACAATGGCTCACCTCTTCAGGGACCTCTCGCTTGGCCACTCCAAGAGAGGTACAACCGCCACCGTGGCAGCCACCGCCGTCACGGCAACCGCAATGCCGGTTGCCGATCTGCCTTCTCCATTCGGTCAACTCACTCCAACACTTACCGATTCCGATCTCCGACTCACCGCCTACGAGATCTTCGTTTCCGCATGCCGTACCTCTTCCGGAAAGCCTCTCTCCTCCATTTCCCAAGCCGACCGCTCTTCGTCGTCGTCGTCGCCGACCCCGACGCCGCCAATATCGCCCTCTCTTCAGCGCTCGCTGACGTCAACCGCGGCCAGCAGGGTAAAGAAGGCATTCGGCTTGAAATATTCGCCGTCCTCTAAGAAGAGTCCCTCCGGCAAGGATACGAGCCCGGCGAAGGCTGCGAAGAAGCCCATGACGGTGGGCGAGCTCATGAGGTTTCAGATGAGGGTTTCTGAGGACACCGATTCCAGGATTCGGAGGGCTCTGTTAAGAATTGCTGCTTCTCAG GTTGGAAGGCGAATTGAATCTATGGTTCTCCCACTAGAGCTACTACAACAGTTCAAATCTTCAGATTTTACTGATCAGCAAGAATATGAAGCTTGGCAAAAGAGAAATCTGAAAATTCTTGAGGCTGGCCTCCTCTTACATCCCCGTTTGCCCTTAGATAAATCAAACACTGCTCCCCAACGGTTGCGGCAGATTATTCATGGAGCACTGGATAGGCCTATGGAAACTGGCAGAAACAATGAATCTATGCAACTACTTCGTAATGCTGTAGTGTCTCTTGCTTGCAGATCATTTGATGGATCCGAGGCTTGCCACTGGGCAGATGGGTTTCCACTAAATCTTCGACTCTATGAAATGCTCCTAGAAGCTTGCTTTGATGTTAATGAAGAAACATCTATTATCGAGGAAGTTGATGAACTTATGGAACAGATAAAGAAGACCTGGGGAATTCTTGGAATGAACCAAATGCTCCATAACATTTGCTTCACGTGGGTATTATTTCACCGTTTTGTCACAACTGGCCAAGTTGAAAATTATCTGCTGGATGCTGCCGATAATCAGCTTGCAGAAGTAGCAAAAGATGCGAAAACAACTAAGGATCCAGAGTACCCCAAGATCTTGAGTTCTATGTTGAGTTCAATATTAGGTTGGGCTGAGAAAAGGCTTCTTGCATACCATGACACTTTTGATAGTGCAAATATTGATTCCATGCAAAATATTGTTTCTTTGGGGGTATCAGCAGCCAAGATTTTGGTTGAAGATATATCTCATGAGTACCGTAGAAGGAGAAAAAGTGAAGTTGATGTGGCTCGGAACAGGATAGACACTTACATCAGGTCATCGCTACGTACTGCTTTTGCCCAG ATAATGGAGAAGGCAGATTCTAGCAGGAGGGCATCCAAAAACCGGCCAAATTCTCTTCCTGTCCTCGCCATTCTTGCCAAGGACGTTGGTGAGCTTGCAGTCAATGAGAAGGTTGTCTTCAGTCCAATTCTGAAGAGGTGGCACCCTTTTTCAGCAGGAGTGGCTGTAGCTACCCTGCATGCTTGCTATGGGAATGAGCTAAAGCAATTTATCTCGGGTATCACGGAATTGACACCAGATGCTGTACAAGTTTTGAGAGCTGCAGATAAGTTGGAGAAAGATCTTGTGCAGATTGCTGTTGAAGATTCAGTGGACAGTGAAGATGGTGGGAAGGCAATAATCCGTGAGATGCCCCCTTTTGAAGCTGAAGCTGCAATAGCCAATCTAGTGAAAGCATGGGTTAAGACAAGGGTTGACCGGCTCAAAGAATGGGTTGACAGGAATTTACAGGAAGAG GTCTGGAATCCTCAAGCAAATGAAGAAGGCTATGCTTCCTCTGCTGTTGAACTCATGCGAATCATAGATGAAACTTTGAATGCTTTCTTTCAGCTTCCAATACCAATGCACCCAGCATTGCTTCCTGACTTGATGGCTGGTTTTGACAGATGTCTTCAGTATTACATTACAAAGGCAAAATCTGGCTGTG GATCACGGAATACATTTGTTCCCACAATGCCAGCATTAACCAGATGCACAACAGGATCAAAGTTCCAAGGTGTgtggaagaaaaaggaaaagtcaCCACACTCCCAGAAAAGGAATTCTCAGGTTGCCGTAGTGAATGGAGATAACTCCTTTGGGATACCACAGCTATGTGTTCGCATAAATACCATGCAACGTCTTCGGATGGAGTTGGAAGTTTTGGAGAAGAGGGTAATTACTCATCTGAGAAACTGTGAATCAGCTCATGCAGAAGACTTGTCCAATGGTTTGGGGAAGAAGTTTGAACTTGCACCAGCTGCTTGTCTAGAGGGTATCCAACAACTCTCTGAGGCATTGGCATACAAAATCATCTTCCATGATCTTAGTCATGTTCTATGGGATGGTTTGTATGTTGGTGAGCCATCATCTTCAAGGATTGAGCCTCTACTTCAGGAACTTGAGCAGAACTTGATGATTGTATCAGATAACATACATGAAAGAGTTCGGACACGGGCTATTACCGACATAATGAGAGCTTCCTTTGATGGGTTCTTGTTGGTTTTGCTTGCTGGAGGTCCATCTCGTGCATTTTCTCGTCAGGACTCCCAAATAATAGAGGATGATTTCAAATCCCTTAAAGATCTGTTCTGGTCCAATGGAGATGGTTTGCCAGCTGATTTGATAGACAAATTCTCAGGCACAGTGAGAGGTGTGCTCCCTCTGTTCCGAACTGACACAGAGAGCCTCATTCAGCGCTTCAGACAAGTGACTTTGGAGACATATGGTCCTTCTGCCCGATCCAGACTCCCATTACCTCCTACTTCAGGGCAATGGAACTCAACTGAACCGAACACACTCCTGCGTGTTTTATGTTACCGTAACGATGAAGCTGCTTCAAAGTTCCTTAAGAAAACCTATAACTTGCCTAAAAAACTGTAA
- the LOC100245721 gene encoding probable transcriptional regulatory protein At2g25830 isoform X2, translating into MGSYSSIRAFGALLHRFSNGVPFKHSNSVALRTGFLPKNPSSFSSKSSWLSLYEVKLSVRVRTIQTFSPVCMGRRSSKIAGRKGAQDAKKAKLYSKIGKEVVSAVKRDGPNPKSNTILAAVLEKAKELDVPKEIVERNIKRASEKGQEAYIEKFYEVYGFGGVSMIIEVLTDKINRSVAAVREVMKDCGGKMADPGSVMFKFRRARVVNVKASEADKDQLLTIALDTGAEDVIEPPVYEDDAEEDRSERRQEGFMK; encoded by the exons ATGGGTTCATATTCCTCAATAAGAGCATTTGGCGCACTTCTTCATAGATTCTCAAATGGGGTTCCCTTCAAACACTCCAATTCCGTTGCTCTTC GGACTGGTTTTCTGCCCAAGAAcccatcatcattttcatcaaaGTCGTCGTGGCTATCGTTGTACGAGGTTAAGCTTAGTGTTCGAGTGAGAACGATACAGACATTCTCTCCTGTTTGTATGGGTAGGCGTTCAAGCAAGATTGCTGGCAGAAAG GGAGCTCAGGATGCAAAAAAGGCTAAGCTGTATTCAAAAATTGGGAAGGAAGTTGTATCTGC TGTAAAGAGAGATGGTCCAAAtccaaaatcaaatacaattttagCAGCTGTACTTGAGAAAGCTAAGGAACTTGATGTACCCAAGGAAATTGTGGAGCGCAATATTAAGAGAGCTTCTGAGAAGGGGCAAGAGGCTTAtattgagaaattctatgag GTATATGGTTTTGGTGGAGTTAGTATGATAATTGAGGTCTTAACGGATAAAATAAACCGATCTGTGGCAGCTGTTAGAGAGGTTATGAAGGACTGTGGTGGAAAGATGGCAGATCCAGGATCTGTTATGTTCAAGTTTAGACGTGCTCGGGTTGTAAATGTAAAAGCCTCAGAGGCTGACAAAGACCAGCTCCTTACCATTGCTTTAGATACTGGTGCCGAGGATGTCATTGAACCGCCAGTCTACGAAGATGATGCTGAAGAAGATAGATCAGAAAG GAGACAGGAGGGGTTCATGAAGTGA
- the LOC100250865 gene encoding protein unc-13 homolog isoform X1, with protein sequence MAHLFRDLSLGHSKRGTTATVAATAVTATAMPVADLPSPFGQLTPTLTDSDLRLTAYEIFVSACRTSSGKPLSSISQADRSSSSSSPTPTPPISPSLQRSLTSTAASRVKKAFGLKYSPSSKKSPSGKDTSPAKAAKKPMTVGELMRFQMRVSEDTDSRIRRALLRIAASQVGRRIESMVLPLELLQQFKSSDFTDQQEYEAWQKRNLKILEAGLLLHPRLPLDKSNTAPQRLRQIIHGALDRPMETGRNNESMQLLRNAVVSLACRSFDGSEACHWADGFPLNLRLYEMLLEACFDVNEETSIIEEVDELMEQIKKTWGILGMNQMLHNICFTWVLFHRFVTTGQVENYLLDAADNQLAEVAKDAKTTKDPEYPKILSSMLSSILGWAEKRLLAYHDTFDSANIDSMQNIVSLGVSAAKILVEDISHEYRRRRKSEVDVARNRIDTYIRSSLRTAFAQIMEKADSSRRASKNRPNSLPVLAILAKDVGELAVNEKVVFSPILKRWHPFSAGVAVATLHACYGNELKQFISGITELTPDAVQVLRAADKLEKDLVQIAVEDSVDSEDGGKAIIREMPPFEAEAAIANLVKAWVKTRVDRLKEWVDRNLQEEVWNPQANEEGYASSAVELMRIIDETLNAFFQLPIPMHPALLPDLMAGFDRCLQYYITKAKSGCGSRNTFVPTMPALTRCTTGSKFQGVWKKKEKSPHSQKRNSQVAVVNGDNSFGIPQLCVRINTMQRLRMELEVLEKRVITHLRNCESAHAEDLSNGLGKKFELAPAACLEGIQQLSEALAYKIIFHDLSHVLWDGLYVGEPSSSRIEPLLQELEQNLMIVSDNIHERVRTRAITDIMRASFDGFLLVLLAGGPSRAFSRQDSQIIEDDFKSLKDLFWSNGDGLPADLIDKFSGTVRGVLPLFRTDTESLIQRFRQVTLETYGPSARSRLPLPPTSGQWNSTEPNTLLRVLCYRNDEAASKFLKKTYNLPKKL encoded by the exons ATGGCTCACCTCTTCAGGGACCTCTCGCTTGGCCACTCCAAGAGAGGTACAACCGCCACCGTGGCAGCCACCGCCGTCACGGCAACCGCAATGCCGGTTGCCGATCTGCCTTCTCCATTCGGTCAACTCACTCCAACACTTACCGATTCCGATCTCCGACTCACCGCCTACGAGATCTTCGTTTCCGCATGCCGTACCTCTTCCGGAAAGCCTCTCTCCTCCATTTCCCAAGCCGACCGCTCTTCGTCGTCGTCGTCGCCGACCCCGACGCCGCCAATATCGCCCTCTCTTCAGCGCTCGCTGACGTCAACCGCGGCCAGCAGGGTAAAGAAGGCATTCGGCTTGAAATATTCGCCGTCCTCTAAGAAGAGTCCCTCCGGCAAGGATACGAGCCCGGCGAAGGCTGCGAAGAAGCCCATGACGGTGGGCGAGCTCATGAGGTTTCAGATGAGGGTTTCTGAGGACACCGATTCCAGGATTCGGAGGGCTCTGTTAAGAATTGCTGCTTCTCAG GTTGGAAGGCGAATTGAATCTATGGTTCTCCCACTAGAGCTACTACAACAGTTCAAATCTTCAGATTTTACTGATCAGCAAGAATATGAAGCTTGGCAAAAGAGAAATCTGAAAATTCTTGAGGCTGGCCTCCTCTTACATCCCCGTTTGCCCTTAGATAAATCAAACACTGCTCCCCAACGGTTGCGGCAGATTATTCATGGAGCACTGGATAGGCCTATGGAAACTGGCAGAAACAATGAATCTATGCAACTACTTCGTAATGCTGTAGTGTCTCTTGCTTGCAGATCATTTGATGGATCCGAGGCTTGCCACTGGGCAGATGGGTTTCCACTAAATCTTCGACTCTATGAAATGCTCCTAGAAGCTTGCTTTGATGTTAATGAAGAAACATCTATTATCGAGGAAGTTGATGAACTTATGGAACAGATAAAGAAGACCTGGGGAATTCTTGGAATGAACCAAATGCTCCATAACATTTGCTTCACGTGGGTATTATTTCACCGTTTTGTCACAACTGGCCAAGTTGAAAATTATCTGCTGGATGCTGCCGATAATCAGCTTGCAGAAGTAGCAAAAGATGCGAAAACAACTAAGGATCCAGAGTACCCCAAGATCTTGAGTTCTATGTTGAGTTCAATATTAGGTTGGGCTGAGAAAAGGCTTCTTGCATACCATGACACTTTTGATAGTGCAAATATTGATTCCATGCAAAATATTGTTTCTTTGGGGGTATCAGCAGCCAAGATTTTGGTTGAAGATATATCTCATGAGTACCGTAGAAGGAGAAAAAGTGAAGTTGATGTGGCTCGGAACAGGATAGACACTTACATCAGGTCATCGCTACGTACTGCTTTTGCCCAG ATAATGGAGAAGGCAGATTCTAGCAGGAGGGCATCCAAAAACCGGCCAAATTCTCTTCCTGTCCTCGCCATTCTTGCCAAGGACGTTGGTGAGCTTGCAGTCAATGAGAAGGTTGTCTTCAGTCCAATTCTGAAGAGGTGGCACCCTTTTTCAGCAGGAGTGGCTGTAGCTACCCTGCATGCTTGCTATGGGAATGAGCTAAAGCAATTTATCTCGGGTATCACGGAATTGACACCAGATGCTGTACAAGTTTTGAGAGCTGCAGATAAGTTGGAGAAAGATCTTGTGCAGATTGCTGTTGAAGATTCAGTGGACAGTGAAGATGGTGGGAAGGCAATAATCCGTGAGATGCCCCCTTTTGAAGCTGAAGCTGCAATAGCCAATCTAGTGAAAGCATGGGTTAAGACAAGGGTTGACCGGCTCAAAGAATGGGTTGACAGGAATTTACAGGAAGAG GTCTGGAATCCTCAAGCAAATGAAGAAGGCTATGCTTCCTCTGCTGTTGAACTCATGCGAATCATAGATGAAACTTTGAATGCTTTCTTTCAGCTTCCAATACCAATGCACCCAGCATTGCTTCCTGACTTGATGGCTGGTTTTGACAGATGTCTTCAGTATTACATTACAAAGGCAAAATCTGGCTGTG GATCACGGAATACATTTGTTCCCACAATGCCAGCATTAACCAGATGCACAACAGGATCAAAGTTCCAAGGTGTgtggaagaaaaaggaaaagtcaCCACACTCCCAGAAAAGGAATTCTCAGGTTGCCGTAGTGAATGGAGATAACTCCTTTGGGATACCACAGCTATGTGTTCGCATAAATACCATGCAACGTCTTCGGATGGAGTTGGAAGTTTTGGAGAAGAGGGTAATTACTCATCTGAGAAACTGTGAATCAGCTCATGCAGAAGACTTGTCCAATGGTTTGGGGAAGAAGTTTGAACTTGCACCAGCTGCTTGTCTAGAGGGTATCCAACAACTCTCTGAGGCATTGGCATACAAAATCATCTTCCATGATCTTAGTCATGTTCTATGGGATGGTTTGTATGTTGGTGAGCCATCATCTTCAAGGATTGAGCCTCTACTTCAGGAACTTGAGCAGAACTTGATGATTGTATCAGATAACATACATGAAAGAGTTCGGACACGGGCTATTACCGACATAATGAGAGCTTCCTTTGATGGGTTCTTGTTGGTTTTGCTTGCTGGAGGTCCATCTCGTGCATTTTCTCGTCAGGACTCCCAAATAATAGAGGATGATTTCAAATCCCTTAAAGATCTGTTCTGGTCCAATGGAGATGGTTTGCCAGCTGATTTGATAGACAAATTCTCAGGCACAGTGAGAGGTGTGCTCCCTCTGTTCCGAACTGACACAGAGAGCCTCATTCAGCGCTTCAGACAAGTGACTTTGGAGACATATGGTCCTTCTGCCCGATCCAGACTCCCATTACCTCCTACTTCAGGGCAATGGAACTCAACTGAACCGAACACACTCCTGCGTGTTTTATGTTACCGTAACGATGAAGCTGCTTCAAAGTTCCTTAAGAAAACCTATAACTTGCCTAAAAAACTGTAA